In Apium graveolens cultivar Ventura chromosome 10, ASM990537v1, whole genome shotgun sequence, the following are encoded in one genomic region:
- the LOC141693852 gene encoding putative lysophospholipase BODYGUARD 4, which produces MPKWLTTASQFLISSLSFITFFFLDFLDFLFCIYFYYIDGFLEGKSTPCYCKTGNEDKKSEHEVSETLYLRKNVFRKIRFVRKYENLQENEIGLVGNRWSDCGCESCVAWMMNADHRLFVAVNHASQASLELVHAKPAEDVLFLHGFLSSSEFWTRSIFPEFSEDNYRLFAMDLLGFGRSPKPRACLYTLRDHLEMIEESVMCPFQLKSFHLVAHSMGCVIALALAAKYPDTVKSVTLVAPPYFPSSSIDAGTVALERLAGKSLWPPILFGSAVMTWYEHLGRCVCFFICRNHRTWEKILKLFTRKRDLLQMLENVTQHTHHSAWHTMHNVICGGAKNMDEYLETIRKSGVKITVIQGSRDQVVPLECSNNIKTKVPDADVRVIANADHGSVILGRSQDFARDLESIWASTADTRVQG; this is translated from the exons ATGCCAAAATGGTTGACAACAGCTTCACAATTTCTTATTTCATCCCTGAGTTTTATTACATTCTTctttcttgattttcttgattttttattttgCATTTACTTTTATTACATTGATGGCTTCTTGGAAGGAAAATCAACCCCTTGTTACTGCAAAACAGGGAATGAAGATAAGAAGAGTGAACATGAGGTTTCAGAGACTTTGTATTTGAGAAAAAATGTGTTTAGGAAGATAAGGTTTGTTCGAAAATATGAGAATTTACAGGAAAATGAAATTGGGCTTGTGGGAAATAGATGGTCTGATTGTGGTTGTGAGTCTTGTGTGGCTTGGATGATGAATGCTGATCACAGGCTTTTTGTTGCTGTTAATCATGCTTCTCAAG CCAGCCTTGAGCTTGTCCATGCAAAACCTGCGGAAGATGTACTGTTCTTGCATGGGTTCCTCTCATCTTCAGAATTTTGGACAAGATCAATCTTTCCAGAATTTTCTGAAGATAACTATAGACTATTTGCAATGGACTTGTTGGGATTTGGGAGGAGCCCCAAACCAAGGGCTTGTCTATACACCTTGAGGGATCACTTAGAGATGATTGAGGAATCGGTTATGTGTCCATTCCAGTTGAAATCATTCCATTTAGTTGCACACTCCATGGGCTGTGTAATTGCATTAGCATTAGCTGCCAAGTACCCAGACACTGTGAAATCTGTCACTCTAGTAGCTCCT CCCTACTTCCCATCTTCAAGTATTGATGCTGGTACCGTAGCGCTTGAAAGACTAGCAGGAAAGAGTTTATGGCCGCCTATTTTGTTTGGTTCAGCTGTTATGACCTGGTACGAGCACTTAGGCAGGTGTGTCTGTTTCTTTATCTGCCGGAACCACAGGACATGGGAAAAGATTCTGAAGCTGTTTACTCGCAAAAG GGATCTGCTTCAGATGCTTGAGAATGTAACACAGCACACACATCATTCAGCTTGGCATACAATGCATAATGTTATATGTGGAGGAGCCAAAAATATGGATGAATATTTGGAAACCATAAGGAAATCAGGAGTAAAAATTACTGTTATTCAAGGCTCTCGGGACCAGGTAGTTCCCCTGGAATGCAGCAATAATATCAAGACTAAAGTACCAGATGCCGATGTCAGAGTAATTGCAAATGCGGATCACGGTAGTGTAATACTAGGTAGATCACAGGATTTTGCTAGGGATTTGGAATCTATATGGGCATCAACAGCTGATACAAGAGTGCAAGGCTGA
- the LOC141689985 gene encoding putative arabinosyltransferase ARAD1, whose translation MGDRYAPHIGLLSQKSMFCLFTSVSILFIFSWLFVLRSTGRPNFIDNTLLPNSKLHAVFDNGARNISGDNVPRKTILVKCVTDKVKLKVFMYDLPPEFHFGLLGWKGDGKSVWPDIRTIVPHYPGGLNSQHSIEYYLTLDLLYSEFASNLDGRSAVRVRNSSEADVIFVPFFSCISYNRYSRLKPHEKDSYNKVLQEKLVKYVTAQEEWKKSGGRDHIILAHHPNSLLDARTKLWPGMFILSDFGRYPPNIANVKKDIIAPYKHVIKSYVNDTSDFDSRPTLLYFQGAIYRKDGGYIRQEIFYLLKEEKDVHFSFGSVQKDGIGQATNGMHSSKFCLNIAGDTPSSNRLFDAIASHCVPVIISDEIELPYEDVLDYSEFCIFVRNSDAIKDKFLINLIRNIGIDEWTRMWTRLQEVERLFEYQYPSKEGDAVQMIWQAVARKVPAMRMKLHKSKRYSRFQPPGEKNMSSISLPRNFQ comes from the exons ATGGGAGATAGATATGCCCCTCACATTGGGCTTCTTTCTCAAAAATCCATGTTTTGCTTGTTTACCTCTGTATCAATCTTGTTCATATTTTCTTGGCTCTTTGTATTGCGGTCCACTGGTCGACCTAACTTCATTGACAATACTTTGTTACCCAATTCCAAACTTCATGCCGTGTTTGATAATGGAGCCAGGAATATAAGTGGTGATAATGTACCTCGAAAGACAATCTTGGTGAAATGTGTTACTGATAAAGTTAAACTTAAAGTGTTCATGTATGATTTGCCTCCCGAGTTTCATTTTGGGCTATTAGGATGGAAGGGTGATGGTAAAAGTGTTTGGCCAGATATTCGAACAATTGTTCCTCATTACCCTGGTGGTTTGAACTCGCAACATAGTATAGAGTACTATCTAACACTTGATCTCCTGTATTCAGAATTTGCCTCTAATTTGGATGGTCGCAGTGCTGTAAGAGTTCGGAACTCAAGTGAAGCCGATGTTATATTTGTTCCATTCTTTTCGTGCATTAGCTATAATCGATATTCTAGGCTAAAGCCACATGAAAAGGATAGCTATAACAAGGTGCTTCAAGAGAAGTTGGTTAAATATGTGACAGCTCAAGAGGAGTGGAAGAAGTCTGGTGGCAGAGATCATATAATTCTTGCACACCATCCGAACAGCCTATTGGATGCAAGGACGAAGCTGTGGCCTGGTATGTTCATCCTTTCGGATTTCGGAAGATATCCGCCGAATATAGCTAATGTTAAAAAAGATATAATTGCACCATACAAACATGTCATCAAAAGCTATGTGAATGATACATCCGACTTTGACAGCCGTCCAACTTTACTGTATTTCCAGGGAGCCATATATAGAAAAGAT GGTGGGTATATTCGACAAGAAATATTTTACCTTTTAAAGGAGGAAAAGGATGTGCACTTCTCATTTGGTAGCGTACAAAAAGATGGGATCGGTCAAGCTACAAATGGAATGCATTCATCCAAATTTTGCCTCAACATTGCGGGTGACACCCCTTCATCAAACCGCTTATTTGATGCCATAGCTAGTCACTGTGTCCCTGTTATCATCAGCGATGAAATTGAACTTCCTTATGAAGATGTTCTTGACTACTCTGAGTTTTGCATATTTGTTCGTAATTCAGATGCTATCAAAGATAAATTTCTCATAAATCTAATCAGAAATATCGGTATAGACGAGTGGACTAGAATGTGGACAAGGCTTCAGGAGGTCGAGCGTTTGTTTGAGTATCAATATCCATCAAAGGAGGGTGATGCTGTTCAAATGATATGGCAAGCTGTGGCTCGAAAAGTTCCTGCTATGAGAATGAAACTACACAAATCTAAACGATATTCTCGCTTCCAACCGCCTGGGGAGAAAAACATGTCATCAATTTCATTGCCAAGAAATTTTCAGTAA